The Nymphaea colorata isolate Beijing-Zhang1983 chromosome 11, ASM883128v2, whole genome shotgun sequence genome includes the window GCAAACCTGATACCCCAATCACATTTATAATACCAAGCTTCGAAACTAGAACCGGGTGCTCTCAAATATTTGAAGTGGATACAGGCATTAATGAAACGCCCCTCTCAAACTGGCTGAACATGGGACCCTCCGTCGCTGATAGACAGCTACGGTCCCAGCCTCCGCGCCAGGTAGGGTCAGCAGTTAAAATATGCAGACCACCTGGGGCAAAACTTCAAGAGAACAACATCAAACCAGTTGGACGATTGAAGCAGGGAAGAAACACGGTATTCCGGAATTTATTCACAACCAAATTCTTATAAGATTATGAACATCATCACATATTTTGAAGAAATCCAGGTCGCTGCACGACCTGCAGAACAAGATACAATTCTACCAGAACGACCAATTTAACTGGTGAACTCCATGAATCAATCATTAGACCCACCCGAAGGATGAAGTCAAATATTCGCCACCAATAGCTTCAAAATATACCATCAAgaggaccaaaaaaaaaaaggaaagcatttGGAACTTGCAACTTTTTTTTACACTCGCGAAgaccagaaaagaaaattaaaatataacGAGTACCTTAATGGAATGACTAGTATGATTAAATGTATATATCCCAAATTTGATCCATCCATACGGCAGCCATCACCAGGCGTCCCCACGCAAGGCGGTATAATTTACAAAGCCGCCATACCGTCTATAGAAGGCAAACTGGATCGCCATTGCTCACAGGAGGGATGATAAATTATTATATTCAATGCCAAAGTACGACGCATAAAAGTACATGCACGTTCTCGACTTCAAGACGGCTTAGAAAACGACGGCCCCGATGCGTTGTCGAATGGTTTACATTCATCAGGGAAGCTGCTTCGCCGGCGCGCTGGTGATCCACGAAGCACGAGGTCCAGATTGACAGTAAAAGGTATGGGATCCGAGTTCCTGGGGAGAGACCAAGAAAGAACCCTCCTGGttcaatctttattttattcCTTCACCAATGCTTGGCCTGGAAACCACCCTTGTTGCGGGAGAAAAAGGCGTTTTTGGGCTTGGGGATGTCATGGATGTCCATCACTTGAAtagttctttgttttttagcTACACAAGAACACCATTAGACGATGCAACGTTAATAGACCGTTGTATAGGTCGGGAAAAAGAAGAGCGAGACTGTCAACGTGAATTCAGATTAATGGCGCTGCTCACAGCCGAAAGTAATAAGGCCCTTGATGTACAAGAGGAAACTGTTCCATCCACGTTGACGTCTTCTATGTTGGAGGAAGAGAGCCACGCTTCGAGAGCAAGGAAGGTGGCCGAGGTTAGGGCCTTAGACAGCGGGACCGATGGATGGGCGAGGGAAAAAAGGAAGCAGGAACACCCTTGTCGAAACGAGTCACTTCTCACAGAATCTGAACAAATTTACTGGGCTGAGTTGAGCATCGGACGCGAGTCCGAGCAGCGGCTAAGCTACCATGCCTCGGGACGCTTACAGGGAATTTTCTCACTCACACCTATTTACCCATCACTCGTCATCATAGACTCACCCTTCTCAAATCTCgtacaaagacacaaaaatttTGGACCTTACGTTGACAGTCACGTCAAAGGGCCGGAAAGGGAAGGAACAAATGGACTAAAGCTAAAGgatatatgaaacaaaaaaataaaaaagataggGCCTCCTTTCGAAATTGAGTAAAAGAAAGGCACTCAACGAAAAAATTGGTCAGCAATGAGGAAAAGCTGATTCCAACAGGTCACCTCGGGGCGCGCGCACAACCTGGACCCAGGCACGCACGAAGATGGGTCCAGACGAGGACGTGGTCGTTCCcttgaaattattaaaaaaaacaaaagaaaaaggcaccAGTGATGAAAGAGGAGGAACAGCCTACCATTTTGGGCTTCTTGGTAGTTCTCGTGAAGCCGTCTCCTTGCAGAGGCCAGCTTTTCTTGGTCGATGGCGCATTctttctgtttctgcagatCAAAGGGGTGCTCAGTGATGGCCAACAGTAACTAGTaactacactttttttttttctaggaaaATATATCCGACGGGCATCGACCACGGTGATCTGGAATATCCGACGGCAGAGCCCCCCAGATACGGAAATAATTTCCCGGGAACGATTATAGTGTCAATGCCACAAAATGGAATCATCAAAATTTGCCAAGAAAGGGCAATCAAAAGCCACAATCCAAGCAAGGAGCAGCGCAAGAAGCGGCtggaaagaaaaacacaaaccaGCGGAACCCTAAAAAAGACGCAATAATTGCCGAATCACTCAAACATGTGCCCCGTTTGTTTGCCAAATGAAGCAGATCGAGTCTCAGACAACTCAGTTATCCGAGCTTGGTCACTTTTTAGACTACTCTGAAAGCCGAAAGGAGTAGGGAACTGTGAATGACTTTGTTTTCACATTGGTTTCtgataagaaaaaagttttgTAATAACCAATGATTTGTAAAGACCTTCTCCTCTTCATGTGAAAACGACCATTTGCGCGTCCATATGATTTGGACAACAAAAGAGCAAGGGAACGCCAAGACGGGTtcaataaaagggaaaagatagaaggaaaaacagaaagaggaaaggaaaaacagcAAAGCTAGTACTTGAATTAGGGTTCGGGAAAGTACTGCTGACACGATATAAACAAAGGCTTCGGGAAACTTAGAAAGAGAGACAATGGGTTTGGATGACTTCAGGCAAGTTAAAGTACATGCTATAAATTTCTTACCGGGATCGATGAAGACAAGGGAGCGGCGGGATGATTCTGCTTAGCCTGCGGCTCCCTCTGACCGTTTCCTTTCTCGCCTTTCGTACCCGAGTCGGTCTGGCCGTTCCTGTCGGAACCATCTGAAAGGagccaaaaaaaagaacaaacagaTATTCACCAAATCGAGATGGAAGCGGGGGAAATCAAGAGCCAGAAATGCAGCATCAAAGAACTCCGAATCAAATTCCATGTACTCACGAATTCGATTTGGAGAGTACGGCGAATCCGAGGCCTGATACAGCGAAAGGACGAATCAGAAGATCCACATGATAAACTTCTTTGTTAATGATCGATTTTCTAATATCGGGATCAAagacattttctttatttatttcaacTTTCTTAATACGAGTACCTGAGTTCCACCGTTCTGGATTGGCTTAGGTAGGGTTTGTTGAGGGGGCGTGTGCTGGAGGGGCGACTCGTTACCTGCTCCCACCAGTCAAACCGTCAGAACACTTGCCATTTCAGAAAAAACGATAGGAATCATAGGAAGAGGAATGGTTGTTGCGGTTTACCGACAATGGGGGAGGCACCCATTTTACCGGACTTCACCCATTGATCCACGAGGTCTTTCCATTTcctgcaaaaataaaaaaggaattcatagacgcgagagagagagagaataattgCTCCTATCTTAACCACTTAGCAACAGAACGAGGTACGAAGACGCAAGCTACAAAATCGGCCGTTCGAATAACTAGTTCAAGCCAACCTAGACATAGTGAGAAGGAGCACAAGGATCCTGGTGGTTTGCCAATTGACTATTGCTTGAAGACTTGCCAGCACTTCGAAAGAACTAGCAAAACTTTTCCAGGAAACCAGAAACGACAATAATGAAAAACGTAACTGCAAGCTTTTGGTATAAGCAGGCAATCCTTTAGTAAAGCCTCGACGTAGTGGAACCAATTTCTACAGTTCCCAAAGAACAGCAGCCTTGCGCCCACCTCGGCGAAGCCAGGAGCTACAGTACTCAGTAGAAGCCACCGAAGTGAAACAGAGCTGAAGCCTTAAACCAACATTAGATGGTGACGGACTTTTACCTGACGAGAAGTTTTGCTAGTCGCCTTACTTCGCCGGAAGAATGTTTCCGAAGGATGTTTACGTGTCTACCAACATCGGAATCCTTTGCCACAAAGAAAGTGAGAGGTGTGAACTCCAAGCAACGAAAGAGGCAGAACATGCAACCTGAAATTTCGAAATAACTTCGAAATTGCAACTAAAGAACGAATAAATCGCGGCCGCACCTTGAGGGCTTTGAACGTGACGTCCATGTCAGCGAGTCTTTCCAACAGCTCAACGAGTGATTCGTCACTCTGATTgcaaaaaaccagaaaaaagaaatcagaacaTTTCTAGGGAAAATATTTGCAGCAATCCTTCCTGAACCGACTCGGGAAATGCTGAGTATCGACCTGCCCAGTCAGACCCACATTCCCACGAATGATTTTGGTCTATGACATTGGCACCGCATCACACTATACGGTACGGTCGAATGCAAGTCGAATCAGATTCGAACTGGAAATTGCAGAGGGCAAAAGAGGACGAGAATTGAATGCCTTCGGATGTTCCTGACCTGATCGGGATCTTCCAGCATTCCTTTGATGATGAGAAGCTGCTCTTCCTCGGAGTCGACGGCATGGAAGTCCTCACCTTGGTGCTCATCCTGGCCGGCGTCCACCAACGAGGGGGACGTATCCGGGGATATTGCCCCCCTCCGGCCCCGACCAGCCAATGGTTTCTCCCTCActtcatcctcttcctcttcttcctccgcttCGTCCTCTTTCATCATCATTTCCTTTGCCGCACCGAGATCGCAATTCTGGCAACGAGGGAGAGTGCTGGCGTAAAGGCGTTCGGCTAGCCCGTCTCGGCGAGCCTTCAGCTCCTGGCCATGGTCCAAGCACGCCACCGATATTGCCGTCTCAATGAACGTCCACACATCCAAGCCGGAGCTCCTCATTATCGACCTGAAATCATCTAAATCCATCTCTGTTTTCCTCCCGATGAGATGTTCCCGATGCGCCTGCCGGCGAATTCTCACCGGTTGTACCGCGGCTCGCTTCAAGCTTTTCGTGGCCTCTCTGCTTCTCTCTTCttgcaaggaagagaagaaagagagattcgTTACTTTGAGAGAGTAAACTCACTGAAATCAAACGGAAAACAAACACTTCGAATCGTTTTGGGCTTGCAAATGAGGCGATCGGAGAAAAAGTATGCAAAAATACCAGTTTCCGATACTGCTCTTCTGGACTGAATCCGAAGAGATGGAATGTATTAGGAAATGGACTGACGAATAACTTCAGCAGCAAAGACTCCTCAAATGGAGCAACAATTACCAAAATTACTCAATTTCTTCTCAATCGATCTTATCCAAGCTCAAGCAGATCGGACTTCTAGCTTCCACCGGAATCCGGCTATTTTAAGTCGAAAAATTGAATGTAGAAAAAGACGAGGATTCACAAACGGTGTATCGCCGAGTCTCCAAAAGGAAGCCTCGTAGCCACACAGTTTATGCAGGAGAAGGCCAAAGACTCTAACAATAGGTAAGCGAAAGAGAACAGCCAGGACCCTCACCTTCCGATAACTCATCGGAAGGCTCCAGATCTGGCCCTCGGTTAGACGGGAAATACACCGCCCGTAGCTGATAAACGGTGAGACACCCTACGATTCCGTCCAatatctttctttcctccaccGCCTccgatagatttttttttcccccataGATCCTTAGAAACCTCAATCGGACGCTTCAAACAGCGGCTCCGGTTTCAAGAGAAGGGAAATTACAGAATTTCCCCTTCTTATTCTTCCACCTCTCCGTTACTAACGATCAGGAGGACATGACCAAAGCAGaagaaaagacagagagagaaagagagagagagagagagagagagagaggaaaccaGGGAACAATCAGTTGCGGCGGCAGGGGTCTCCGGCTTCACCGGGTCCTACGTCCAGATGAGAACCGAACTGCACGCAGCTGTGGTTCCCGACGGAGCAAGATTCCGGATATCGTCTGGTTTTTCCGGCGGCCCGGAGACGCCCGCTTGCGTTCACTCGGAACCTTTTTGTGCTTGGGAGAGGTCGGGGAtttgggggagagagagagagagagagagagagagagaggaggaaggcGTGGATGGAATTTACTGGTCACATCGTCCGTCAggcgtgaaaagaaaaattttacattACCGATGATCCCGGCATATTCTTGAAAACCtcatgaccaaaataccctcaCCTTTACAGCAAACGGACCTTCAAGTTCCTCTTCTCCACCAGAAAATACCCATCAACTCTCCAATTTGTGACGATAAACATAATGTCGAAAAGACACGCAAGTTCTTTTCCGTTTGCCAAATGCAGGGGCCCCACGCCGTAGCGAAAAACTTTCTCCATCTTTCTTTCTACCTCTTAAAGGAATAGCTGACAATAAGCTCCGCTTTTtcgaaaataaaaataatatttttacgCAAGCGCACTTAAGTTTTGAAATGCTTTAAAAGCAcctaaactttttttattattgatgcGACAATTTAAGCCATGCAAACACCGgctttttattaaatttttagagagagaaagttaaAACTAACGAGTAACGTCCTACCTGCTTTCCCTCTTATaattaaattataaatatttttgaaaacgTAATGCCTTCTTCATTTGTCAATGAGTACCCAACTTGTTTTATATGGAAAACCATTTTTATGTAGCAATAATATGTGTTCTTATGTTAATGAACgtgacatttatatatatattctagaaATTTGAGAGATATCTAATATTGTAAATCTTTCAAATTATTGATCATTAGAAATCTAAAAGTTATAATGGTATTCCAATATTatcatttgatttttatatagcTTACGTAATTAACTAGAGCAATATTctattaatatttatttcaaatataagCAGGTTTTTAATTGATATTTTGATGAAATAATATAAGGAAGGAGTTTATGTATACAAAAAATATACTgcagttttttctcttttaatatgtaagATTTAAtctagaaacataaaaattaatttttaaatgaatgatatttagatatttcatttttctgttcttCTAAATTTTTCGCATGCGTCTATGATGGCAACGGTCAAATTCTCGACAAGAATTGGACGTCAACTTTACAAGAGATCGTTTATATGTAAAACGATTTTTcgttctttcccttttcttgtttGGCACTTGATAGCATTGGTGGCGATGTGGAAAATCGCAGCGAAAATGGTGGAGACAACGACGGAGTTTCGTTAAAGATGATGATCATTACCGTAACGGTATAAACCGTAGCAAGTGATGGAACTCTAACGTTATCATGGAGAATAATTATGATGCGATGCTAAAATGTTGAGAGTGATTCTGCGATAATGATGCATTGGGAGGGCAACAATGAAAgaaatattgttgaaacagcGACAATGGTAAAGTTAATGTCAGGAAAGCCACAGTAGTCATAATATTCGTTTTCACCCTTGATTTTTTCTCAAATGTCTTTTAGAATGTTGTGATAAATATTTAACCAAATGTGctatattttctgttttttttattttggaggTGGGGGTGGGAGTGATGTTCGCTTTTTTACCATGACAAGAGTGATGTAtaatgaaaattagaaaaaaaaaaaagaagaagatgatgatggtaCAGATATATTTGGAAGAATGGAGCAA containing:
- the LOC116264387 gene encoding probable mediator of RNA polymerase II transcription subunit 26c codes for the protein MDLDDFRSIMRSSGLDVWTFIETAISVACLDHGQELKARRDGLAERLYASTLPRCQNCDLGAAKEMMMKEDEAEEEEEEDEVREKPLAGRGRRGAISPDTSPSLVDAGQDEHQGEDFHAVDSEEEQLLIIKGMLEDPDQSDESLVELLERLADMDVTFKALKDSDVGRHVNILRKHSSGEVRRLAKLLVRKWKDLVDQWVKSGKMGASPIVGNESPLQHTPPQQTLPKPIQNGGTQASDSPYSPNRIHGSDRNGQTDSGTKGEKGNGQREPQAKQNHPAAPLSSSIPKQKECAIDQEKLASARRRLHENYQEAQNAKKQRTIQVMDIHDIPKPKNAFFSRNKGGFQAKHW